The following proteins come from a genomic window of Gadus morhua chromosome 11, gadMor3.0, whole genome shotgun sequence:
- the LOC115553404 gene encoding protein tyrosine phosphatase type IVA 3 isoform X1, whose translation MANMIRPAPVELCHKNMRFLITHNPTDSTLTSFIEDLKRFDATTVVRVCEVTYDKAPLEKDGITVVDWPFDDGAAPPSKLVEDWLNLLKKKFQEDPGSCVAVHCVAGLGRAPVLVALALIESGMKYEDAIQLIRQKRRGAINSKQLTYLEKYRSKHRLRFKDSHSPKNKCCTM comes from the exons ATGGCTAACATGATTCGTCCGGCTCCTGTGGAGCTCTGCCACAAGAACATGAGGTTCCTCATCACTCACAACCCCACAGACAGCACGCTAACGTCTTTTATAGAG GACCTGAAGCGGTTTGACGCAACAACAGTGGTTCGAGTGTGTGAGGTAACCTACGACAAAGCCCCGCTGGAGAAAGATGGAATCACAGTGGTG gaTTGGCCATTTGATGATGGTGCTGCACCCCCCAGTAAGCTGGTTGAAGATTGGTTGAACCTGTTGAAGAAGAAATTTCAGGAGGATCCAGGATCCTGTGTGGCTGTTCATTGCGTAGCCGGACTTGGCAG ggcTCCTGTCCTGGTGGCTCTGGCTCTGATAGAGAGTGGGATGAAGTATGAAGATGCCATTCAGCTCATCAGACA GAAACGTCGTGGAGCCATCAACAGTAAACAGCTGACTTACCTGGAGAAATATCGGTCAAAACATAGACTACGCTTCAAAGACTCTCATTCTCCAAAGAACAAGTGTTGCACCatgtaa
- the LOC115553404 gene encoding protein tyrosine phosphatase type IVA 3 isoform X2 has translation MANMIRPAPVELCHKNMRFLITHNPTDSTLTSFIEDLKRFDATTVVRVCEVTYDKAPLEKDGITVVDWPFDDGAAPPSKLVEDWLNLLKKKFQEDPGSCVAVHCVAGLGRKRRGAINSKQLTYLEKYRSKHRLRFKDSHSPKNKCCTM, from the exons ATGGCTAACATGATTCGTCCGGCTCCTGTGGAGCTCTGCCACAAGAACATGAGGTTCCTCATCACTCACAACCCCACAGACAGCACGCTAACGTCTTTTATAGAG GACCTGAAGCGGTTTGACGCAACAACAGTGGTTCGAGTGTGTGAGGTAACCTACGACAAAGCCCCGCTGGAGAAAGATGGAATCACAGTGGTG gaTTGGCCATTTGATGATGGTGCTGCACCCCCCAGTAAGCTGGTTGAAGATTGGTTGAACCTGTTGAAGAAGAAATTTCAGGAGGATCCAGGATCCTGTGTGGCTGTTCATTGCGTAGCCGGACTTGGCAG GAAACGTCGTGGAGCCATCAACAGTAAACAGCTGACTTACCTGGAGAAATATCGGTCAAAACATAGACTACGCTTCAAAGACTCTCATTCTCCAAAGAACAAGTGTTGCACCatgtaa